Proteins from one Pelosinus sp. IPA-1 genomic window:
- a CDS encoding HD-GYP domain-containing protein translates to MSNTESPKVQKIVEQKIEFLVPGMELARDVYTSDGKILANENTIINKSIVKNLQNWDIDKVSILAEITVNPITDPKIQQFINSYNQSVTTVQKTFENIRQTQEVPIETFTQTADDIVDNISATGNVIDQLYNLPQCDDYTFRHSVNVSAIAALIATWLKFPPESVSAIALAGLLHDVGKSQLPQEILNKSHLLAPKDYELYKTHTTLGYNLVSKIPNIAQSVLAGILDHHEREDGNGYPNNLTSEDIHPYAKIIAVADLFDESLTINCDTPGALSPYLSLDKLRQDIYSIDAKTCLTFTENMMNFLSGNLVSLTNGQQGRVVFVNKDKPSNSIVQQHNGKVIDLSEINDLCIHYIVR, encoded by the coding sequence ATGAGTAATACAGAATCTCCTAAAGTGCAAAAAATAGTCGAACAAAAAATTGAATTTTTAGTACCAGGTATGGAATTAGCTCGTGATGTCTATACAAGCGATGGAAAAATTTTGGCAAATGAAAATACGATCATCAACAAATCAATTGTAAAGAATCTACAAAATTGGGATATTGACAAAGTTTCTATACTTGCTGAAATAACAGTTAATCCTATAACAGATCCCAAAATCCAACAATTTATCAACAGCTATAATCAATCTGTAACCACTGTTCAAAAAACCTTTGAAAATATTCGTCAAACACAAGAAGTCCCCATTGAAACCTTTACCCAAACTGCCGATGATATCGTTGATAATATATCTGCCACTGGCAATGTTATCGACCAATTATATAATTTACCCCAATGTGATGACTATACATTTCGTCATAGCGTTAATGTAAGTGCCATAGCAGCTCTCATAGCTACGTGGCTAAAATTCCCCCCCGAAAGTGTTAGCGCCATTGCTTTAGCTGGGTTACTACATGATGTAGGTAAATCTCAACTGCCACAGGAAATATTAAATAAATCCCATCTTCTTGCTCCTAAGGACTATGAATTATACAAAACGCATACTACTCTTGGTTATAATTTAGTCAGCAAAATACCCAATATAGCCCAAAGTGTACTTGCGGGAATATTAGACCATCATGAAAGAGAAGATGGAAATGGTTATCCTAATAATTTGACCTCAGAAGATATTCATCCTTATGCCAAGATTATAGCGGTTGCGGATTTATTTGATGAATCTTTAACTATAAACTGCGATACTCCTGGTGCATTAAGCCCTTATTTAAGTTTAGATAAATTACGCCAAGACATTTACTCTATTGATGCTAAAACGTGTCTTACTTTTACTGAAAATATGATGAACTTTCTCTCTGGCAACCTAGTCTCTCTCACAAATGGCCAACAGGGACGAGTCGTTTTTGTAAATAAAGATAAACCATCTAACTCCATTGTGCAGCAACATAATGGTAAAGTCATCGATTTATCAGAGATAAATGATCTTTGTATTCATTACATTGTTAGGTAG
- a CDS encoding LysR family transcriptional regulator — MYTLGIEAFLAIVRTQSLSRAAEKLHLAQSSVSHRLKILEEMMGATLIDRGKGIKEISLTPMGAEFLQLAERWNSLWLETQILKSQGPKLSLSFGAVNSLNTFVFPPLFSAMTQHQPPVILDIHTLHSIPLYEELEKGQIHVGFALREQTLPGVNVERFLTVPMVVLRLGEPSDSNSKLINPNELDPNYELYIPWGPLFQIWHDRWWNPLCMSRIKLESAQLLFTLLQHPLQWAIVPMWIAKSALKEEKFSYYKLSDPPPDIVCYKLTHKYPKPSTLQSLTILDHYLDLLITKDFY; from the coding sequence GTGTATACTCTTGGAATTGAAGCATTTTTAGCCATAGTGCGTACCCAAAGTTTGAGTCGAGCAGCAGAAAAATTGCATCTTGCGCAGTCTAGCGTTAGTCACAGGCTCAAAATATTAGAAGAAATGATGGGAGCGACCCTGATAGATCGTGGTAAAGGAATTAAGGAAATTAGCTTAACTCCTATGGGGGCAGAATTTTTGCAGTTGGCAGAAAGATGGAATTCCCTTTGGTTAGAAACTCAGATTTTAAAGTCACAAGGCCCTAAACTTTCCTTATCCTTTGGTGCCGTAAACAGTCTTAATACCTTTGTTTTCCCACCACTATTTAGTGCAATGACCCAGCACCAGCCACCAGTTATATTGGATATTCATACATTACATTCTATCCCCCTATACGAAGAACTAGAAAAAGGACAAATACACGTTGGATTTGCCCTTAGGGAACAAACCCTTCCGGGAGTAAATGTTGAACGTTTCTTGACAGTACCAATGGTAGTCCTTCGCCTGGGAGAACCTTCTGATTCTAACTCAAAGTTAATAAATCCTAATGAACTAGATCCAAACTATGAACTCTATATACCCTGGGGACCACTCTTCCAAATTTGGCATGATCGCTGGTGGAATCCGCTCTGTATGTCAAGAATCAAACTAGAAAGTGCTCAACTATTATTTACCTTGTTGCAACATCCCCTCCAGTGGGCTATAGTACCCATGTGGATCGCAAAGTCAGCTTTAAAAGAAGAGAAATTTTCTTATTACAAATTATCTGATCCCCCACCAGACATTGTTTGTTACAAACTTACCCATAAGTACCCAAAACCAAGTACCCTGCAAAGTTTAACCATCCTAGATCATTATCTTGATTTATTAATAACGAAAGATTTTTATTAA